The Sandaracinus amylolyticus genomic interval CGGCGCATCGGCGCGCACTGTACCGCGCACGTCGCTGCGACGCGCACGCCGTGATCGTTGGGGAGGGATGGGATGGATGGATGGGAACGGGAACGGATGGAACGGATGGAAGTCTTTGCGCGGCAGCTCAGAGGCGACGAACGGCGTCGATGAGCCACGACTGCCCGTCGCGGCGCAGCGCGAGCTGCGCGTCGACGATCGAGCCCTCGCCGGTGCGCACGCGGAGCGCGACACGCGCGCGATCGCCCTCGACGTCGACCGAGCGCTGCACGAGCTCGAGGTCCCCTTCGGCGAGCGGCGACAGCGCGTCGCGGATCGCGTCGGCGGGATCCTCGTCGTCCTCGCCGAACTCGGCGCCCCAGTCGTCGGCGTGCACGGTGATCGGCGCCCGGGCGGAGTCCACGTGGGCGAGCACCGCGTCGACGCGCCGCTCGACGCGCGCGCCGGTCAGCGCGTCCGCGATCTCCGCGATCTGCTCCTCGTCACTCTCGACGAGCGCGTCCGCGGCGAGCGCGACACCACCGACCGCCACCGTCGCGATCAGACCCCACACTGCGAATCGGCCCCACTGCATGGCCGGGGGTTGAGCAGCTCACGTGCCAACCGCAGAAATCGCGCAAATCACGCGATTTCGGCCGACCGGGGTTGAGGAAAATGACAACTTGTCCAGAGCTGCTCGACGGCCGAGCAGCTGTCGATGACAGCTCGTCAGGGCACCAGCGCGCGCACCGCGTCGGCGGCCACGCCGCGCACCTCGACCCGCTTCGCGCGCGACGTCTCGCCCCGCAGCAGCACCACGTCGCGCTTCGCGACCCCGAGCTTCTTCGCGAGCAGCGCGACGAGCGCCGCGTTCGCCTCGCCCTCGACGGGCGGCGCGGTCAGCGCGACCTTCATCGCGCCGTCATGGACCCCGAGGATCGCGTCGCGGCTCGAGCGCGGCGCCACCCGCACGTCGAACCGCACCACCCCGGGCCCCTCCTCGATCGACAGCATGTCGCTGCGGACGTAGTCGATCGCGCGGCTTTCGCGAAGACCCTTCGTGCGTAAGTATTCCCGTCGTGGGGCAGACGCGGGTCGGGGTGGTGGTCGCGAGCGCAGCGCTGATGTGCGCGCTCGTGATCGCAGTGGGCGTGCAGCATCCAACCAGCGCGCAGGCTCCAGCCTCGGCCCCACTGACCGTCGGCGGTGCTCGCGCGCGGTCCGGCGTGCACCCGCTGCGCGCGCAGTTCACGCCCGATCCGTTCTCGGTCGCGGCCCATCCCGGAGGACCGATCCACGTCGCCGATCTCCGCCTCGGCGCGGGCTGTCGCGGCTACGTCGCCGCCGAGCCCGACGCGATCGTGCGCTTCTCGGGATCGGCGCCGCTCCTCCGCTTCTTCGTGCGCGCGACGACCGACGTGACGCTCGTGATCGCCGATCCCGGCGGGCGCTTCCTCTGCAACGACGACGCGGTCCCCGGCCGCACGACGAACGCGGTGGTCGACGTGTTCGCGCCGCGCCCCGGCCAATACGACGTCTGGATCGGCGCTCACGCAGCAGGCACGACGATCGACGCGACGTTGTTCGTGACCAGCTCGCGCGACCAGCGCCCGTGACGTCGCAGCTCACGCTCTGACGAGCCCGCCGCGCGCGTCCCACGCGATCAGCAGCGCGCCCGAGATCGCGGCGATCAGCGCCCCCAGCCCGAGCGCGTGCAGCGGCCCGAACGCCTCCCAGATCCATCCCGTGAGCAGGCCCGCGGGGATGGCCGTCACCCCGATCACGAAGTGATAGAGCCCGAACGCGCGTCCTCGCGCGCTCGGCGGCGCGAGGTCCTTCACCATCGCCTTCTCCGCGGGCTCGGTGAGCCCGTGGTACGCGCCGTACACGACGAAGATGACCCACGCCTGCCACGCCTCGGTGGCGACGCCGAGCGCGAGGTACGTGAGCGCGTAGACGATCCATCCGATCGCGACGAGACGCGGCCGCGGCACTCGATCCGCGAGGTCCCCGCCGATCCAGGTGCTCGCGACCTTCGACACGTGGAGCACCGCCCACAGCACCGGGATCATCGCGACCGGCACGCCGAGATCCTGCGCGCGCAGCAGCAGGAACGCGTCCGACGAATTCCCCAGCGCGAAGAGCGCGAGGATGCCGAGATAGCCGCGCAGCGAGCGCGGCACCGCGGGCCCGGCGATCGTCGGCGCCTCGCCCTTCGCGACCGGCATCGCCTCGGGCGCGGGCTCGCGCACGCTCAGCACACAGAGCAGCGCGATCACGCCCGGGATCAGCGCCGCCGCGAACACGCCGCGCACCGTGAGCCCCAGCGCGATCAGTGCGGTCGCGACCAGCGGTCCGACGACCGCGCCCGCGTGGTCCATCGCGCGATGGAACCCGAACGCGCGCCCGGCCTCGCCCGGCTCCGCCGCTGCTGCGATCATCGCGTCGCGCGGCGCGGTGCGCACGCCCTTGCCGACGCGATCGACGACCCGGATCGCGAGCACGTGCGCGGGGATCGCGGCGAGCGCGATCAGCGGGCGCGCGAACGTCGCGATCGCGTAGCCCACCACGACGAGCGGCTTCTTGCGCGGCGCGCGATCCGCGACGTAGCCCGAGCCGAGCTTGAGGAAGCTCGCGGTCGCTTCGGCCGCGCCCTCGATCAGCCCGAGCATCGCGGTGCTCGCGCCGAGCGTCGCGAGGAACGCGGGGAGCAGCGGCACGATCATGTCGGACGCGACGTCGGTGAAGAAGCTCGTCAGCCCGAGCGCGATCACCGCGACGGGCAGACGTGCGCGCGACGTCGGAGAGCGCGGCGAAGCCACGCCGCGAGGATGCGCGATCAATCGCTCGCAGCCAGCGGCACGAGCGCGGTGCCGAGGCGACGTCCGTCGTGGCTCGTCACGTCGGCGCGGAAGAGGATGCGCCCCGCGTCGGCGGGCACGTGCTGGAAGAACAGGAACCCGTCGACGAAGCCGCCGGGACGCAGCAGCCCTTCGGGGAGCTCGCGGCGGCGCATCTCCTCGACCGGCAGCTGCACGTCCTGCCACACCGCCGCGGCCTCGCTCTCCGGCGCGGTGTAGAACGCGTCGAACGTCGGCGACGGCTCGAAGCCCTCGGCGTCGATCTCGCGCGCGACCGGGATCGGCTGCGGCATCGCGTCGGGCGCGCGGTACGGCGCGACGGTGAGGTAGCGGCGCATGCTCGTGTCGGTGAGCGCGAAGTGCCCGTGGCGGATCAGGATCGGTCGCGGCCCGACGTTCTCGATGCGCACGCGCACCGGCGTGAGCACGCGCGCGATCTGATCGCGCCCCGTCCACGCGTCGCCCTGCACGATCCACCGCACGCCCGCGGCCTCCGCCCACGCGGCGTCGGGCGCACCGACGACACGATCGGCCTTGCCGGCAGGCGTGAGCTCGGTGGTCGCGCCACAGCCGGCGAGACCGAGCACGAGCGCGAGCGAGAGCAGCTTGGAGGGGATGCGGCGCATGTTCTCTCCTCTTCGAGAGCGCATGGGCGCCGACGTTCGTCGCGGAAACCCGTGGCGCGCTTCGTCGTGGCGCACCGCCACGATCGCGCTTCTTTCGCGCGCCGGACGCGGCGACAATGGACGCGATGGCGGGGACGACGAACCTGGATGCCGGTGCGCGGATCGCAGAGCTCGAGGCGCGCGTCGCGCTGCTCGAGGAGCGCTGGCGCCTGAACGACGCGGTCGATCGGCTGGCGGAGATCGCGGTGCGCGATCGGCTCCCGCTCGATCACGCGATGCGTCTCTTGATGCCGGTGCTCTGCGACGCCGTCGACGCGCGCGTCGCATGGATCCGCACCTACGACGAGACGCTCTCGCTGCACGACTACGTGCACGCGACCGGCGACGAAGCGACGCTGCCCATCGACCTCGACGCGCTCGCCGCGCGCGCGGATGCCGGGGCCGTCCTCGAGCGTGTCGGCTCGAGCACCGTGGTCGCGCAGCGGATCGACGTCGCCGGCGATCCGTTCGGCACCGCCGCGGTGCTGATCCCGACGGCGCTCGACGACAGGCAGGCCGAGCGAGTGCGCGGCCTGCTGCACGTGTTCTGCGAGGAGATCGACAACACGCTCGCGTCGATCGCCCTCGCGCGGAAGAAGGCGCTCGCGATCGACGCGATGAGCGACGCGCTCGCCGAGCCGGTGCTCGACGACGGCCTCCGCGCCGCGCTCGCGATCCTCCAGGCGAACGTGCCCTTCGAGGACATGCTGCTCGTCTTCCGACACGAGGACGACGCGTCGGGCCGCACGCTGCACTACAAGATCATCCAGAACGGCGTGCTCGTGCACGACTCGACGACGCGCGCGGATCCCGAGATCGACGCGTTCCTCCGCTCGCGTGCGTTCCGCATGATGGCCGGCGACGACGCCGAGGTGCGCGAGCGCTTCGGCATCCGTCGCTACCGCGAGGAGGTGCTGATCAACGGCGTGCGGTCCGCGCGCGTCGTCGGTCGTCTCGTCGTCTCGAGCAAGCGCGGCGAGTTCAACACGTTCGATCGCGATCTGCTCGACCGCTTCGCGGACTCGCTGCGCCAGCGCATCGTCGACTTCAACCGCGAGTGGAAGACGCTGAGCGTCGCGTTCCCGCGCGACGCGTGCGATCGCCTGCTGCGCGAGGAGAGCTATCGGGAGAAGTACCTCACGCCGCGCGAGCGCGAGTGCGCGGTGATGTTCTGCGACATCAGCGGCTTCACGCGCGTCTGCGAGCAGGTGCTGGTGCGCCCGCAGGCGATCGGCCGGCTCGTCGACACGTGGAGCGAGCGCGTCGTCGAGATCCTGTGGGAGACCGGCGGCGTCTTCGACAAGATGGTCGGCGACTGCATCATCGGGATCTGGGGCCCGCCCTTCTTCGATCGATCGTCGAAGGAGCTCTGCCTCGCGGCGATGGACGCCGCGGCGCGCATCCGCGACTTCACGCGCTCGCTCACGACGCACGAGGATCTGCCGGAGCTCGCGGGCGCCGAGCCGCTCGACGTGGCGACGGGCCTGCACTGGTGCCCGCTCTTCGTCGGCGTGTTCGGGCCCGACGAGGACTACACGGGCTTCAGCGCGGGCATGAACAACACCGCGCGCCTACAGGGCCAGGCGAAGGGCGGTGAGATCCTGTGCATGGACTCGCTGGTGGGCGTGGTCGACGACGACGCGCGCTTCGAGGCGTGGCGCGAGGCGAAGGTGAAGAACGTCGAGCACCCGCTGCGCTTCCGCGCGATGAGACGCTAGGTGTCTCGGCGCTACGGAATCCGTAGCGCTACGGATTTCGTAGCAGAAGCGTCCCTCTCCCACCCTCACCTGCACTTCCTGCCCTCCTGAGCGGAATCCTCTTCTTCTTCCTCGTCTCCACGGGGTGAAGTACCGTGCAGCCCGCCATGAACGACGTGCTGCGGGTCGAAGATCACGGTGCGGTGCGCGTGCTGACCCTCAGCCGCCCCGAGAAGAAGAACGCGTTCGACGTCGCGCTCACCGAGGCGCTCTGGAGCGCGCTCGAGCGCGCGAGCGCCGACGAGAGCGTGCGCGTGGTCGTGGTCACCGGCGCGGGCGACATGTTCTCCGCGGGCGCCGACGTGAACCTGTTCCTCCAGGCGGGCACCGGCGGGCTCGAGGGCGACATCAGCAAGGTCGCGCGCCTCTACGAGCCGCTGCGCGCATGCACGAAGCCGGTGATCGCCGCGGTGCAGGGCCCGACGGTCGGCATGGGCGTCACGATGCTCCCGCACTTCGATCTCGTGTACGCCGCCGAGCACGCGACGTTCTTGGTGCCGTTCGTGCGGCTCGGGCTCGTCGTCGAGTACGCGGGCTCGTTCGCGCTGCCGCGGCTCATCGGGCACCAGCGCACGCGCGAGCTGCTGTTGCGCGCGAAGCCGATCGACGCGCGCACCGCGGAGCACTGGGGGCTCGTCACGCGCGTCTTCCCGCGCGAGTCGTTCACCAGCGAAGTGATGGCGATCGCGAACGACGTCGCGGCGCTGCCGCCCGGCGCGATCCTCGAGTGCCGTCGCCTCGTCGACAAGGGCGAGCAGAGCGACATGCAGCACGCGATCGACGAAGAGAACCGCGTGCTCGCGACGCGCTACGGCAGCGCGGAGAACGTCGACGCCGTGAAGGCGTTCCTGACCCGTCGGAAGTGATCGACCTTCGTTGCGGGGGGCGCCGCGCGCGCCTAGGTCCGCAGCCCCAGGAGCAGCTCTTGAACGGACCCGGCGAGCCGGCGAACGACCTCTCGGCGGCGCTCGCCGACATCATGGAGCTCGTGCCGACGCGCATCGCGTACATCGACGCCGGCGAGCGCTTCCGGTTCGCGAACCGCGCGTACGTCGCGTGGCACGGGCGCGGTGTCGACGAGGTGGTCGGGCACACCGCGCGCGAGGTGCTCGGCGAGACGGCGTACGCGATCGTCCACGAGCACATCCGCGGCGCGCTCGCGGGCGAGACGCAGCGCTTCGACACCGAGATCCCGTACGCCGAGCGAGGCGCGCGCTGGGTCGAGGTCGTGTACCTGCCGCGGCGCGCCGACGACGGTCGCGTGCACGGCTTCGTGGTGACCGTCACCGACATCACCGATCGCAAGAACGCCGCGAGCGAGGTCGAGCGTGGGCGGGCGCGCATCCAGCACGCGTTCACGCAGCTGCCGGCGATCGTCTCGCTCGCGCTGGGCCCCGATCACGTGCTCGCGGCGATGAGCCCGTCGGCGATCGAGGCGCTCGGGCCGCTCGCCGCGCTGGGGCGCCCGCTGCGCGACGTCGTCGAGGAGCTCGGCATGGGCGCGCCGGTGCTGGCGCTCTACGACCGCGTGTACCGCGAGGGCGCGGTCGTGCGGACGCCCGCGACGCACTACGTGCTGCACGGTCGCGAGCGGGTGTTCGACTCGACGTACCAGCCGCTGCGCGACGAGCACGGCGGGATCGAGGGCGTGATCTCGTTCTCGCTCGACGTGACCGAGCGCGCGCTCGCGGCGCGACGCCGCGATCTGCTCGCGAGCGTCGGCAGCGCGCTCGCGGAGACGCGCACGCCGGACGCGACGCTCGCGTGCCTCGCCGACGCCGTCGTCCCCACGCTCGCGGATCGCGCGATCGTGCATCGACGCGACGAGGACGGAACCGTGCGGCGCGTCGTCGAGCGGGCGAGCGACGCGCCTGCCCCGACCCGAGACGTCGCGGCGATCGCGGACGTGATCGATCGCGCCGAGGCGATCGCGTCGTCGGAGGTGATCGTGGTCCCGCTCGCGCTCGGCGGCGGCACGCGCGGCGCGCTCGAGCTGACCCGCGCGCAGGGCTCGGGACGGGTGCACGCGTCGGAGGACGTCGCGCTCGCGCACGAGATCGCGCGGCTCGGCGAGACCGCGCTCGATCGCGCGCACGCGCACGCCGCGCTCGAGGAGGCG includes:
- a CDS encoding adenylate/guanylate cyclase domain-containing protein, whose amino-acid sequence is MAGTTNLDAGARIAELEARVALLEERWRLNDAVDRLAEIAVRDRLPLDHAMRLLMPVLCDAVDARVAWIRTYDETLSLHDYVHATGDEATLPIDLDALAARADAGAVLERVGSSTVVAQRIDVAGDPFGTAAVLIPTALDDRQAERVRGLLHVFCEEIDNTLASIALARKKALAIDAMSDALAEPVLDDGLRAALAILQANVPFEDMLLVFRHEDDASGRTLHYKIIQNGVLVHDSTTRADPEIDAFLRSRAFRMMAGDDAEVRERFGIRRYREEVLINGVRSARVVGRLVVSSKRGEFNTFDRDLLDRFADSLRQRIVDFNREWKTLSVAFPRDACDRLLREESYREKYLTPRERECAVMFCDISGFTRVCEQVLVRPQAIGRLVDTWSERVVEILWETGGVFDKMVGDCIIGIWGPPFFDRSSKELCLAAMDAAARIRDFTRSLTTHEDLPELAGAEPLDVATGLHWCPLFVGVFGPDEDYTGFSAGMNNTARLQGQAKGGEILCMDSLVGVVDDDARFEAWREAKVKNVEHPLRFRAMRR
- a CDS encoding DUF167 domain-containing protein → MLSIEEGPGVVRFDVRVAPRSSRDAILGVHDGAMKVALTAPPVEGEANAALVALLAKKLGVAKRDVVLLRGETSRAKRVEVRGVAADAVRALVP
- a CDS encoding enoyl-CoA hydratase/isomerase family protein, which produces MNDVLRVEDHGAVRVLTLSRPEKKNAFDVALTEALWSALERASADESVRVVVVTGAGDMFSAGADVNLFLQAGTGGLEGDISKVARLYEPLRACTKPVIAAVQGPTVGMGVTMLPHFDLVYAAEHATFLVPFVRLGLVVEYAGSFALPRLIGHQRTRELLLRAKPIDARTAEHWGLVTRVFPRESFTSEVMAIANDVAALPPGAILECRRLVDKGEQSDMQHAIDEENRVLATRYGSAENVDAVKAFLTRRK
- a CDS encoding MFS transporter, with product MASPRSPTSRARLPVAVIALGLTSFFTDVASDMIVPLLPAFLATLGASTAMLGLIEGAAEATASFLKLGSGYVADRAPRKKPLVVVGYAIATFARPLIALAAIPAHVLAIRVVDRVGKGVRTAPRDAMIAAAAEPGEAGRAFGFHRAMDHAGAVVGPLVATALIALGLTVRGVFAAALIPGVIALLCVLSVREPAPEAMPVAKGEAPTIAGPAVPRSLRGYLGILALFALGNSSDAFLLLRAQDLGVPVAMIPVLWAVLHVSKVASTWIGGDLADRVPRPRLVAIGWIVYALTYLALGVATEAWQAWVIFVVYGAYHGLTEPAEKAMVKDLAPPSARGRAFGLYHFVIGVTAIPAGLLTGWIWEAFGPLHALGLGALIAAISGALLIAWDARGGLVRA